Proteins encoded together in one Aeromonas encheleia window:
- a CDS encoding Na+/H+ antiporter NhaC family protein produces the protein MIQTQPSARALLPLLVFLALFIGTGTWLTLQGVEFAFYQLPAPVAALPAVMLALMLGKEGFNRNLETFFKGVGDSNIMAMCLIYLLAGAFATVAKATGGVDATVALGLSLIPGWFLLPGLFLISAFIATAMGTSMGTIGAVAPVALGVAQATGIDPVLMAGTILSGAMFGDNLSIISDTTIAATRSQGCEMKDKFRENVKIAAPAAVLVILLYLLLGSTGEAPAATASADLLKVMPYLLILVLALGGMNVFVVLGLGILAAGAVGMISGYPLGQFSKDIYQGFTSMQEIFLLSMLIGGLGALMERQGGLAWISARIAALIARFTRAHDGEQNEKAAELGIAGVVGLTNLCTANNTVAIIVASKVARDLAEQHGVTPRRAASMLDIFSCVVQGLIPWGAQALLLGSIFALSPLSVVSMSFYPMALALAAIVAVFVKHQLRAAAEPSTQA, from the coding sequence ATGATCCAGACCCAACCCAGTGCCAGAGCCCTGCTGCCCCTCCTGGTCTTTCTCGCTCTCTTCATCGGTACCGGTACCTGGCTCACCCTGCAGGGGGTCGAATTCGCCTTCTATCAACTGCCCGCCCCCGTGGCCGCCCTGCCCGCCGTCATGCTGGCGCTGATGCTGGGCAAGGAAGGCTTCAACCGCAATCTGGAGACCTTCTTCAAGGGGGTGGGTGACAGCAACATCATGGCCATGTGCCTCATCTATCTGCTGGCGGGCGCCTTCGCCACCGTGGCCAAGGCCACCGGCGGGGTGGATGCCACTGTCGCGCTGGGGCTCTCCCTGATCCCAGGCTGGTTCCTGCTGCCCGGTCTGTTCCTCATCTCGGCCTTCATTGCCACCGCCATGGGCACCTCCATGGGCACCATAGGGGCAGTGGCACCGGTGGCGCTCGGCGTCGCCCAGGCCACCGGCATCGATCCCGTACTGATGGCGGGCACCATTCTCTCCGGCGCCATGTTTGGCGATAACCTCTCCATCATCTCCGACACCACCATAGCTGCGACCCGCAGCCAGGGCTGCGAGATGAAGGACAAGTTTCGCGAGAACGTCAAGATTGCCGCCCCCGCCGCCGTGCTGGTGATCCTGCTCTACCTGCTGCTGGGCTCCACCGGGGAGGCCCCCGCCGCCACCGCCAGCGCTGATCTGCTCAAGGTGATGCCCTACCTGCTGATCCTGGTGCTGGCGCTCGGTGGCATGAACGTGTTCGTGGTGCTGGGGCTGGGTATCCTGGCCGCTGGCGCAGTCGGCATGATCAGCGGTTATCCCCTCGGCCAGTTCAGCAAGGACATCTATCAGGGCTTCACCAGCATGCAGGAGATCTTCCTGCTCTCCATGCTGATCGGTGGCCTCGGCGCCCTGATGGAGCGCCAGGGTGGGCTGGCCTGGATCAGCGCCCGCATCGCCGCCCTCATCGCGCGCTTCACCCGCGCGCACGATGGCGAGCAGAACGAGAAGGCGGCCGAGCTCGGCATCGCCGGGGTGGTGGGGCTGACCAACCTCTGCACCGCCAACAATACGGTGGCCATCATAGTCGCCAGCAAGGTGGCACGGGATCTGGCCGAGCAGCACGGCGTCACCCCGCGCCGCGCCGCCTCCATGCTGGATATCTTCTCCTGCGTGGTGCAGGGCTTAATCCCCTGGGGCGCCCAGGCGCTGCTGCTCGGCTCCATCTTCGCACTGTCGCCGCTCTCGGTGGTGAGCATGAGCTTCTACCCCATGGCGCTGGCGCTGGCCGCCATAGTGGCGGTGTTCGTCAAGCACCAGCTGCGCGCGGCGGCCGAGCCGTCAACACAGGCCTAA
- a CDS encoding 5-formyltetrahydrofolate cyclo-ligase, whose product MPDHQPEHPDERQSLRQLIRQRRKSLSQAEQQAAAQQLVLRFQQHTEILAARRIALYLANDGELDPLPTIHWLWAQQKEVFLPVLHPFTPGHLLFQRYTPTSPMTHNRYGIAEPELDMLQVVPHSTLDLICTPLVAFDAEGNRLGMGGGYYDRTLACWHEHRLGPKPLGLAHDCQQVDAVPQEQWDVPLPEIITPARCWQFS is encoded by the coding sequence ATGCCAGATCATCAGCCCGAGCATCCCGATGAGCGACAGAGTCTGCGTCAACTCATCCGCCAACGCAGAAAGAGCCTGAGCCAGGCCGAGCAACAGGCGGCGGCCCAGCAGCTGGTCCTTCGCTTCCAGCAGCATACCGAGATCCTGGCGGCCAGACGCATCGCGCTCTATCTGGCCAACGACGGTGAACTCGATCCCCTGCCGACCATTCACTGGCTCTGGGCCCAGCAAAAAGAGGTGTTCCTGCCGGTGCTGCACCCCTTCACCCCGGGTCACCTGCTGTTCCAGCGCTATACCCCCACCAGCCCCATGACCCACAACCGCTACGGCATCGCCGAGCCCGAGCTCGACATGCTGCAGGTGGTGCCCCACAGCACGCTCGACCTTATTTGTACCCCGCTGGTGGCCTTCGATGCCGAGGGCAACCGGCTCGGCATGGGGGGGGGTTATTACGATCGCACCCTCGCCTGCTGGCACGAGCACCGGCTCGGCCCCAAGCCCCTCGGCCTCGCCCACGACTGCCAGCAGGTGGATGCCGTGCCCCAGGAGCAGTGGGACGTGCCGCTGCCCGAGATCATCACCCCCGCCCGCTGCTGGCAGTTCTCCTGA
- the rpiA gene encoding ribose-5-phosphate isomerase RpiA, translating to MTQDEMKKAAGWAALKYVIPGTIVGVGTGSTVNHFIDALATMKDEIKGAVSSSVASTERLKGLGITVYDLNDIDALSVYVDGADEINASRDMIKGGGAALTREKIVAAVADKFICIIDNTKTVEVLGTFPLPVEVIPMAREYVSREIKKLGGNPVWREGVVTDNGNIILDVKGMAIEDAKGLEVQLNGIVGVVTNGLFAHRGADVVLIGTPDGVVTQ from the coding sequence ATGACTCAAGATGAAATGAAGAAGGCGGCCGGTTGGGCTGCGCTCAAATACGTGATTCCCGGCACCATAGTCGGGGTCGGCACCGGCTCTACCGTCAATCACTTCATCGACGCACTGGCGACCATGAAGGACGAGATCAAGGGCGCAGTATCGAGCTCGGTGGCCTCCACCGAGCGCCTCAAGGGTCTCGGCATCACCGTCTATGACCTCAACGACATCGATGCCCTCAGCGTCTACGTGGATGGCGCCGACGAGATCAACGCCAGTCGCGACATGATCAAGGGCGGCGGCGCGGCCCTGACCCGCGAGAAGATAGTGGCGGCCGTGGCCGACAAGTTCATCTGCATCATCGACAACACCAAGACGGTCGAGGTGCTCGGCACCTTCCCGCTGCCGGTGGAAGTGATCCCCATGGCCCGCGAATACGTGTCCCGCGAGATCAAGAAGCTTGGCGGCAATCCTGTGTGGCGCGAAGGGGTGGTCACCGACAACGGCAACATCATACTGGACGTCAAGGGCATGGCCATCGAAGATGCCAAGGGGCTGGAAGTTCAGCTCAACGGCATAGTGGGCGTGGTCACCAATGGTCTGTTCGCCCACCGTGGCGCGGACGTTGTGTTGATTGGCACCCCGGATGGGGTTGTGACCCAATAA
- the serA gene encoding phosphoglycerate dehydrogenase yields MTAKFSLEKDKIKVLLLEGVHPNTVETFRAAGYTSVEYLKTSLSEEDLIERIRDVHFVGLRSRTQLTEKVLDAAGKLVAIGCFCIGTNQVALDAAHVRGIPVFNAPFSNTRSVAELVLGEILLLLRGIPEKNAKCHRGVWEKLANRSVEARGKKLGIIGYGHIGTQLGIIAEMIGMKVYYYDIENKLSLGNAIQVPNMVELLNMSDVISLHVPETASTKDLIGAEQLRMMKPGAIFINASRGTVVDIEALADVIKSGHLSGAAIDVFPSEPKSNDEEFLTPLRGLDNVILTPHIGGSTQEAQENIGLEVANKLVKYSDNGSTLSAVNFPEVSLPGHKGSSRLLHIHRNQPGVMNQINQIFAEEGINIAGQYLQTSSHIGYVVIDVETEHSEKALAKLKEINGTIRARILH; encoded by the coding sequence ATGACTGCCAAGTTTTCGCTGGAAAAGGACAAAATCAAGGTACTGCTGCTGGAGGGAGTCCATCCCAACACGGTAGAGACCTTCCGTGCAGCCGGTTACACCAGTGTGGAATATCTCAAGACTTCCCTGTCGGAAGAGGATCTGATCGAGCGCATTCGTGACGTACACTTCGTCGGCCTGCGCTCGCGCACCCAGCTCACCGAGAAGGTGCTGGATGCCGCCGGCAAGCTGGTCGCCATCGGCTGCTTCTGCATCGGCACCAACCAGGTCGCGCTCGACGCCGCCCATGTGCGCGGCATTCCGGTGTTCAACGCCCCCTTCTCCAACACCCGCTCCGTGGCCGAACTGGTGCTGGGAGAGATCCTGCTGCTGCTGCGCGGCATCCCGGAGAAAAATGCCAAGTGCCATCGCGGCGTGTGGGAGAAGCTCGCCAACCGTTCGGTGGAGGCCCGTGGCAAGAAGCTCGGCATCATCGGCTACGGCCACATCGGCACCCAGCTTGGCATCATCGCCGAGATGATCGGCATGAAGGTCTACTACTACGACATCGAGAACAAGCTCTCCCTCGGCAACGCCATCCAGGTGCCAAATATGGTGGAGCTGCTCAACATGTCTGACGTCATCAGCCTGCACGTGCCTGAGACCGCCTCCACCAAGGATCTGATCGGTGCCGAGCAGCTGCGCATGATGAAACCGGGCGCCATCTTCATCAACGCCTCCCGCGGCACCGTAGTGGACATCGAGGCCCTGGCCGACGTCATCAAGAGCGGCCATCTCTCCGGCGCCGCCATCGACGTCTTCCCGAGCGAGCCCAAGTCCAATGACGAGGAGTTCCTGACCCCGCTGCGCGGCCTGGACAACGTGATCCTGACCCCCCACATCGGCGGTTCGACCCAGGAAGCGCAGGAGAACATCGGGCTGGAGGTGGCCAACAAGCTGGTCAAGTACTCCGACAACGGCTCCACCCTCTCCGCCGTCAACTTCCCGGAAGTCTCACTGCCGGGTCACAAGGGCTCCAGCCGGCTGCTGCACATCCACCGCAACCAGCCGGGCGTCATGAACCAGATCAACCAGATCTTCGCCGAAGAGGGGATCAACATCGCCGGTCAGTACCTGCAGACCAGCAGCCACATCGGTTACGTGGTGATCGACGTGGAGACGGAGCACAGCGAGAAGGCGCTCGCCAAGCTCAAGGAGATCAACGGCACCATCCGTGCCCGGATCCTGCATTGA
- a CDS encoding diacylglycerol kinase — translation MAKPGATGVTRIINATGYSMKGLKSAWINEAAFRQELVLVLLLMPLACWLGDSLNQVLLLIVISWLVVIVEVLNSAIEAVVDRIGSEHHELSGRAKDLGSAAVFIALALNALVWGALIGRNLLGWW, via the coding sequence GTGGCAAAGCCAGGCGCGACCGGGGTTACCCGCATCATCAATGCAACCGGTTACAGCATGAAAGGGCTCAAGTCGGCCTGGATCAACGAGGCCGCCTTCCGCCAGGAGCTGGTGCTTGTGCTGCTGTTGATGCCGCTGGCCTGCTGGCTCGGTGACTCCCTCAACCAGGTCCTGCTGCTTATCGTCATCAGCTGGCTGGTGGTGATCGTCGAGGTGCTCAACTCCGCCATCGAGGCGGTGGTGGACCGCATCGGCTCCGAGCATCACGAGCTGTCGGGGCGTGCCAAGGATCTCGGCTCCGCCGCCGTCTTCATTGCCCTGGCGCTCAATGCGCTGGTGTGGGGCGCGCTGATTGGCCGCAATCTGCTCGGCTGGTGGTAG
- a CDS encoding 3-deoxy-7-phosphoheptulonate synthase, producing MSIHTDELRTRRLESLITPSELAHAFPINDRIAQNLLDARRDVEAILAGEDQRLLVIVGPCSIHDPAAAREYAQRLNQLREQYKASLCIVMRTYFEKPRTIVGWKGLINDPRLDGSFDVNSGLKLARQLLVDINAMGMPTATEFLDMVTGQYISDLITWGAIGARTTESQVHREMASALSCPVGFKNGTDGNTRIAIDAVRAARHSHIFYSPDKDGKMTIYRTAGNPYGHVILRGGHRPNYDTASVDEACEALADVDLPERLVVDFSHGNSMKDHRRQLLVAQDICDQLRRGRTGIAGIMAESFLVEGRQDVENGCAATFGQSITDACLSWDDTETLLAMLAEAAQVRLSKANLR from the coding sequence ATGTCCATTCACACCGATGAATTGCGCACCCGCCGTCTGGAGTCTTTGATCACTCCGAGCGAACTCGCGCACGCCTTCCCGATCAACGACCGCATTGCCCAGAACCTGCTGGATGCCCGCCGCGATGTAGAAGCCATTCTGGCCGGTGAGGATCAGCGCCTGCTGGTCATCGTCGGCCCCTGCTCCATCCACGACCCGGCCGCCGCCCGCGAATACGCCCAGCGCCTCAACCAGCTGCGCGAGCAATACAAGGCGAGCCTCTGCATCGTCATGCGCACCTATTTCGAGAAGCCGCGCACCATAGTCGGCTGGAAGGGGTTGATCAACGATCCGCGTCTCGACGGCAGCTTCGACGTCAATTCGGGGCTGAAGCTGGCCCGCCAGCTGCTGGTGGACATCAATGCGATGGGCATGCCCACCGCCACCGAATTCCTCGACATGGTGACCGGCCAGTACATCAGCGATCTCATCACCTGGGGCGCCATAGGCGCACGCACCACCGAATCCCAGGTGCACCGCGAGATGGCCTCAGCCCTCTCCTGCCCGGTCGGCTTCAAGAACGGCACCGACGGCAACACCCGCATCGCCATCGATGCGGTGCGCGCCGCCCGCCACAGCCACATCTTCTATTCCCCGGACAAGGACGGCAAGATGACCATCTACCGCACCGCCGGCAATCCCTATGGCCACGTGATCCTGCGTGGCGGCCACAGGCCGAACTACGACACCGCCAGCGTCGACGAGGCCTGCGAGGCCCTGGCCGATGTCGACCTGCCCGAGCGGCTGGTGGTGGACTTCAGCCACGGCAACAGCATGAAGGATCACCGTCGCCAGTTGCTGGTGGCGCAGGACATCTGCGATCAGCTGCGCCGTGGCCGCACCGGCATCGCCGGCATCATGGCCGAGAGCTTCCTGGTGGAAGGGCGTCAGGACGTGGAGAACGGCTGCGCCGCCACCTTCGGCCAGAGCATCACCGATGCCTGCCTGTCGTGGGATGACACCGAGACCCTGCTGGCCATGCTGGCAGAAGCGGCGCAGGTACGGCTGAGCAAAGCAAACCTGCGGTAA
- a CDS encoding ATP-binding cassette domain-containing protein → MPMPDLAGSSLLEARGLSIPARLAPLDLDWQGGQLVALLGPNGSGKSTLLGALAGILPAEGTVRLGGEAIADLSWPELARRRAMLPQRQPQLFHIPVFQVLSLGLDEGTEPEVRNRAVASLCEALELEALLARDFSRLSGGEQQRVLIARTLLQLWPSLNPDGRVLLLDEPLAGLDLHHQLALLRLLKSLARQGLLVVLAIHDINLAIDWADRILCLQQGRLVSEGGIALIDEALLERVFQIRTDRIEAGGRVWFMPSL, encoded by the coding sequence ATGCCGATGCCTGATCTGGCTGGATCCTCCCTGCTCGAAGCACGAGGCCTCAGTATTCCCGCGCGCCTGGCGCCGCTCGATCTCGACTGGCAAGGCGGTCAGCTGGTGGCCCTGCTCGGCCCCAACGGCAGCGGCAAGTCGACCCTGCTCGGCGCCCTGGCCGGCATACTGCCCGCCGAGGGCACGGTGCGGCTCGGTGGGGAGGCGATCGCCGACCTGAGCTGGCCCGAGCTGGCCAGGCGCCGCGCCATGCTGCCCCAGCGCCAGCCCCAGCTGTTCCATATTCCGGTGTTCCAGGTGCTGAGCCTGGGGCTGGATGAAGGCACTGAGCCCGAGGTGCGCAACCGGGCGGTGGCGAGCCTGTGCGAGGCGCTCGAACTGGAGGCGCTGTTGGCACGAGACTTCAGCCGCCTCTCCGGCGGCGAGCAGCAGCGGGTGCTGATCGCCCGCACCCTGCTGCAGCTGTGGCCCAGCCTCAACCCGGACGGGCGGGTGCTGCTGCTGGACGAGCCGCTGGCAGGGCTGGATCTGCATCATCAGCTGGCGCTGCTGCGGCTGCTCAAGAGCCTGGCCCGGCAGGGCTTGCTGGTGGTGCTCGCCATCCACGACATCAACCTGGCCATCGACTGGGCGGATCGCATCCTCTGTTTGCAGCAGGGGCGGCTGGTGAGCGAGGGGGGAATCGCGCTTATCGACGAGGCCCTGCTGGAGCGGGTGTTCCAGATAAGGACGGATCGCATCGAGGCCGGTGGCCGGGTCTGGTTTATGCCGAGCCTGTGA
- the btuC gene encoding vitamin B12 ABC transporter permease BtuC, with translation MYLALVHRQQRWQRRWLLVLSLLVLSLFLLSLAWGEFLLLPWHPLGELEQRILLELRLPRALLALLAGAALACGGAVLQVMLHNPVAEPGLLGVSSGAGLAAMVAMAVAKSLGVYLPGWGLSLAAFGGALLVTMLLIRLARRARLGHTKLLLFGVAIGILTNAAMTWLMYFADDGSLREFMFWMMGSLSYGSQQLAWWWLVLPLTLGWLCWQGRALQQLLLGEAQARLMGLDVDRVRVRLVLAVCLLTGLAVSLCGVIGFVGLVVPHLLRLCGGSDQRFLLPASALGGGALLLGADLLARSVLSAGELPIGVITASVGAPLFIYLLLRQDADA, from the coding sequence GTGTATCTCGCTCTCGTCCATCGCCAGCAGCGCTGGCAGCGCCGCTGGCTGCTCGTCCTGTCGCTGCTCGTCCTGTCGCTGTTCCTGCTCTCCCTCGCCTGGGGGGAATTCCTGCTGCTGCCCTGGCACCCTCTGGGTGAGCTGGAGCAGCGCATCCTGCTGGAGCTGCGCCTGCCACGGGCCCTGCTGGCCCTGCTGGCGGGGGCGGCGCTCGCCTGTGGCGGCGCCGTGCTGCAGGTGATGCTGCATAATCCGGTGGCCGAGCCCGGCCTGCTCGGCGTGTCGAGCGGGGCCGGACTCGCGGCCATGGTGGCGATGGCAGTGGCGAAATCCCTCGGCGTCTACCTGCCAGGCTGGGGACTGTCGCTGGCCGCCTTCGGCGGCGCCCTGCTGGTGACCATGCTGCTGATCCGCCTGGCGCGGCGGGCCAGGCTCGGCCACACCAAATTACTGTTGTTCGGGGTGGCCATCGGCATCCTCACCAACGCCGCCATGACCTGGCTGATGTACTTCGCCGACGATGGCTCCCTGCGCGAGTTCATGTTCTGGATGATGGGCAGCCTCTCCTATGGCAGCCAGCAGCTGGCCTGGTGGTGGCTGGTGCTGCCGCTGACCCTCGGCTGGCTCTGCTGGCAGGGGCGGGCCCTGCAACAGCTGCTGCTGGGGGAGGCCCAGGCGCGGCTGATGGGGCTGGATGTGGACAGGGTGCGGGTGCGGCTGGTGCTGGCGGTCTGCCTGCTCACCGGCCTCGCGGTCTCCCTGTGCGGCGTCATCGGCTTCGTCGGCCTGGTGGTGCCCCATCTGCTGCGGCTGTGCGGCGGCAGCGATCAGCGCTTCCTGTTGCCCGCCTCGGCGCTGGGGGGCGGTGCCCTGCTGCTCGGTGCCGATCTGCTGGCCCGTTCGGTGCTGAGCGCCGGCGAGCTGCCCATCGGCGTCATCACCGCCTCGGTCGGGGCCCCGCTCTTTATCTACCTGCTACTGAGGCAAGATGCCGATGCCTGA
- a CDS encoding substrate-binding periplasmic protein, with the protein MGKASWGVLGLLFSCLAQGAPTLTVATDVWPPFRMLGEDGEFQGLDIDILRQLQARSGIRLEIKRVPWGRALKQMQSGQADLMIGLAHTRERAAFIDYLQPAYYQCRPAFYGKAAAVSALHRYDDLQGQEVGYVLNSAYFAAFDGDERLDKHGVPTEDQLLRMVARGHLPLMIGTDCQVDYALRQHNEAGLIKAAYRPPHPVMLYLGMSKHSPHQPLRQPLALALQQMIASGEIEALARAYHP; encoded by the coding sequence ATGGGCAAGGCAAGCTGGGGAGTGCTTGGTCTGCTGTTTAGTTGCCTGGCGCAGGGAGCGCCGACGCTGACGGTGGCGACCGACGTCTGGCCGCCGTTTCGCATGCTCGGCGAGGATGGGGAATTCCAGGGCCTGGATATCGATATCCTGCGCCAGTTGCAGGCCCGCAGCGGCATCCGGCTGGAGATCAAGCGGGTGCCCTGGGGACGGGCCCTCAAGCAGATGCAGAGCGGTCAGGCCGACCTGATGATAGGGCTGGCCCATACCCGGGAGCGGGCCGCCTTCATCGACTACCTGCAACCGGCCTACTACCAGTGTCGCCCGGCGTTTTACGGCAAGGCCGCGGCGGTCTCCGCCCTGCACCGCTACGACGATCTGCAGGGACAGGAGGTGGGCTATGTGCTCAACTCGGCCTATTTCGCCGCCTTCGACGGTGACGAGCGGCTCGACAAGCACGGGGTGCCGACCGAGGATCAGCTGCTGCGCATGGTGGCGCGCGGCCACCTGCCGCTGATGATAGGCACCGACTGCCAGGTGGACTACGCCCTGCGCCAGCACAACGAGGCCGGCCTCATCAAGGCGGCCTATCGCCCGCCGCACCCTGTGATGCTCTATCTGGGGATGAGCAAGCACTCACCCCATCAACCCCTCAGGCAGCCGCTGGCGCTGGCGCTGCAGCAGATGATCGCCAGCGGCGAGATAGAGGCGCTGGCACGGGCTTACCATCCTTGA
- a CDS encoding DMT family protein translates to MNPIITSIGLLICSNVFMTFAWYAHLKSMNHKPWIIAALVSWGIALFEYLLQVPANRIGHTVLTVGQLKILQEVITLTVFVPFSIFYLKEDLKWDYLWAGLCILGAVFFVFREKLTGA, encoded by the coding sequence ATGAACCCAATCATCACCAGCATAGGCCTGCTGATCTGCAGCAACGTCTTCATGACCTTCGCCTGGTATGCCCATCTCAAGAGCATGAATCACAAACCCTGGATCATCGCCGCCCTGGTGAGCTGGGGCATCGCGCTGTTCGAGTACCTGTTGCAGGTGCCTGCCAACCGCATCGGCCACACGGTGCTGACGGTCGGCCAGCTCAAGATACTGCAGGAGGTGATCACCCTGACGGTCTTCGTCCCCTTCTCCATCTTCTATCTGAAAGAGGACCTGAAGTGGGACTACCTCTGGGCCGGGCTCTGCATCCTGGGGGCGGTGTTTTTTGTGTTTCGCGAGAAACTCACCGGTGCCTGA
- the tapW gene encoding type IVa pilus ATPase TapW — MELRDMLQTLASQDGSDLYLSTGAPPCAKFNGALRPLSETSLEPGEVARIAADLMDSEQKQQFEKELEMNLAISLPQIGRFRINIFKQRNEVSLVARNIKTEIPRFEDLKLPPVLLDTIMEKRGLVLFVGGTGSGKSTSLAALIDHRNRNHSGHIITIEDPVEFVHRHRKSIINQREVGVDTRSFHAALKNTLRQAPDVILIGEIRDRETMEHALAFSETGHLAISTLHANNANQALDRIINFFPEERRPQLLNDLGNNLKAFVSQRLVKTTDGGRRAAVEVMLGTHTIRDLIKRGEFGSLKEIMEKSRALGMVTFDSTLFDLVVEGVIDEEEAVKNADSANNLRLKIKLWQEKGSLANSADASGWSLEPTKDDKDELF, encoded by the coding sequence ATGGAATTGCGAGACATGCTACAGACGCTGGCCAGCCAGGATGGCTCAGACCTCTACCTCTCCACCGGTGCGCCGCCCTGCGCCAAGTTCAACGGCGCCCTGCGCCCCCTGAGCGAGACCAGCCTGGAGCCGGGTGAGGTGGCCAGGATCGCCGCCGATCTCATGGACTCGGAGCAGAAGCAGCAGTTCGAGAAGGAGCTGGAGATGAATCTCGCCATCTCCCTGCCCCAGATAGGGCGCTTTCGGATCAACATCTTCAAGCAGCGCAACGAGGTCTCCCTGGTGGCGCGCAACATCAAGACCGAGATCCCGCGCTTCGAGGATCTCAAGCTGCCCCCTGTGCTGCTCGACACCATCATGGAGAAGCGCGGCCTGGTGCTGTTCGTCGGCGGCACCGGCTCCGGCAAGTCCACCTCGCTGGCGGCGCTGATCGACCATCGCAACCGCAACCACAGCGGCCACATCATCACCATCGAGGATCCGGTGGAGTTCGTCCATCGCCACCGCAAGAGCATCATCAACCAGCGGGAGGTGGGGGTGGATACCCGCAGCTTCCACGCCGCGCTGAAGAACACCCTGCGCCAGGCGCCGGATGTGATCCTGATCGGCGAGATCCGCGACCGCGAGACCATGGAGCATGCGCTGGCCTTCTCCGAGACCGGGCACCTCGCCATCTCCACCCTGCACGCCAACAACGCCAACCAGGCGCTGGATCGCATCATCAACTTCTTCCCGGAGGAGCGCCGCCCCCAGCTGCTCAACGATCTGGGCAACAACCTCAAGGCGTTCGTCTCCCAGCGGCTGGTGAAGACCACGGATGGCGGCCGGCGGGCGGCGGTGGAGGTCATGCTCGGCACCCACACCATCCGCGACCTCATCAAGCGTGGCGAGTTTGGCAGCCTCAAGGAGATCATGGAGAAATCCAGGGCGCTCGGCATGGTCACCTTCGACAGCACCCTGTTCGATCTGGTGGTCGAGGGGGTGATCGACGAGGAGGAGGCGGTGAAGAACGCCGACTCGGCCAACAACTTGCGCCTCAAGATCAAGCTGTGGCAGGAGAAGGGCTCCCTCGCCAACAGTGCGGATGCCAGCGGCTGGAGTCTGGAGCCCACCAAGGATGACAAGGACGAGCTGTTCTAG
- the glgC gene encoding glucose-1-phosphate adenylyltransferase, with protein MLLQPANTAKSRQLLNETMALVLAGGRGSRLKQLTDNRAKPAVHFGGKFRIIDFVLSNCINSGIRRVGVVTQYKSHSLLRHLQSGWSFLRYQMNEFIDLLPAQQRVDEVNWYRGTADAVYQNLDIIRDHGPKYVVVLAGDHIYKMDYAAMLLDHVNLGARVTVACIEVPRQEASAFGVMAVDEDRKIHAFVEKPADPPAMPGKADTALASMGVYIFEAEYLYQLLEEDLANDDSHHDFGMDVIPRVVKEGTAYAHPFGLSCVGGDPQQRPYWRDVGTVDSFWEANMDLASVTPELDIYDQEWPIWTSQKMTPPAKFVQDQNGQHGMTINSLFSGGTIVSGSFIVSSVLFTNVRVDSFCTLDQAVIFPGVEIGAGCRLRRVVIDKGCKLPDGLVVGENACEDARRFHRSEQGIVLVTQEMLAAL; from the coding sequence ATGTTGTTACAACCTGCCAATACAGCAAAATCCAGACAGCTGCTGAACGAGACCATGGCCCTGGTTCTCGCAGGAGGGCGGGGCAGTCGCCTCAAGCAGTTGACCGACAACAGGGCGAAACCGGCGGTGCACTTCGGCGGCAAGTTCCGCATCATCGATTTCGTGCTCTCCAACTGCATCAACTCCGGCATCCGCCGGGTCGGCGTGGTCACCCAGTACAAGTCCCACAGCCTGCTGCGTCACCTGCAATCGGGCTGGTCCTTCCTGCGCTACCAGATGAACGAGTTCATCGACCTGCTCCCCGCCCAGCAGCGGGTGGATGAGGTCAACTGGTATCGCGGCACCGCCGATGCGGTCTATCAGAACCTGGACATCATTCGCGATCACGGCCCCAAATACGTGGTGGTGCTGGCGGGGGATCACATCTACAAGATGGACTACGCCGCCATGCTGCTCGATCACGTCAACCTAGGTGCCAGGGTGACGGTGGCCTGCATCGAGGTGCCCCGCCAGGAGGCGAGCGCCTTCGGCGTGATGGCGGTGGATGAGGATCGCAAGATCCACGCCTTCGTCGAGAAACCCGCCGACCCACCCGCCATGCCCGGCAAGGCCGACACCGCGCTGGCCTCCATGGGGGTCTACATCTTCGAGGCCGAGTATCTCTACCAATTGCTGGAAGAGGATCTCGCCAACGACGACTCCCACCACGATTTTGGCATGGACGTGATCCCGCGGGTGGTCAAGGAGGGCACCGCCTATGCCCACCCGTTCGGCCTCTCCTGCGTCGGTGGCGACCCGCAACAACGCCCCTACTGGCGCGATGTGGGCACGGTGGACTCCTTCTGGGAGGCGAACATGGATCTCGCCTCGGTGACCCCGGAGCTCGATATCTACGATCAGGAGTGGCCCATCTGGACCAGCCAGAAGATGACGCCCCCCGCCAAGTTCGTGCAGGATCAGAACGGCCAGCACGGCATGACCATCAACTCCCTGTTCTCCGGCGGCACCATCGTCAGCGGCTCCTTCATCGTGAGCTCGGTGTTGTTCACCAACGTGCGGGTCGACTCCTTCTGCACCCTGGATCAGGCGGTGATCTTCCCCGGGGTCGAGATAGGAGCCGGTTGCCGGCTGCGCCGGGTGGTGATCGACAAGGGCTGCAAGCTGCCGGATGGGCTGGTGGTGGGGGAAAACGCCTGTGAAGATGCCCGCCGCTTCCACCGCTCCGAGCAGGGCATAGTGCTGGTCACCCAGGAGATGCTGGCCGCGCTGTGA